The Glandiceps talaboti chromosome 19, keGlaTala1.1, whole genome shotgun sequence genome contains a region encoding:
- the LOC144449903 gene encoding cullin-1 — MSRSSGSGRGGQNPHGLKQIGLDQIWDDLRSGIQHVYTRQSMAKSRFMELYTHVYNYCTSVHQSQQPRSSSAKSKKGQSMGGAQFVGLELYKRLRDFLKNYLVNLLKDGTDLMDESVLTFYTKQWEDYQFSSKVLNGVCAYLNRHWVRRECDEGRKGIYEIYSLALVTWRDNLFKPLNKQVTGAVLKLIERERNGETINTGLIRGVIDCYVELGLNEDDPTSKGPTLNVYKDSFESQFLSDTERFYMSESTEFLRQNPVTEYMKKAECRLMEEQRRVQVYLHESTQDELAKTCERVLIEKHLEIFHAEFQNLLDDDKNQDLARMYNLVSRIQDGLGELKNLLESHITNQGLSAIEKCGDSALNDPKMYVQTILDVHRKYNALVLTSFNNDAGFVAALDKACGKFINNNSVTKTANSSSKSPELLARYCDSLLKKSSKNPEEAELEDTLNQVMVVFKYIEDKDVFQKFYAKMLAKRLVQHNSASDDAEASMISKLKQACGFEYTSKLQRMFQDIGVSKDLNEQFKSHLKNSNEPLDIDFSIQVLSSGSWPFQQSCTFVLPRELERSFQRFTTFYASQHSGRKLMWLFQMSKGELVTNCFKNRYTLQASTFQMAVLLQYNTSDSYSIQLLHEHTQLKMDILLQVIQILVKSKLLESDDDEETLSASSVVKLFLGYKNKKLRVNINVPMKTEQKQEQETTHKHIEEDRKLLIQAAIVRIMKMRKVLKHQQLLSEVLTQLSSRFKPRVPVIKKCIDILIEKEYLERVDGEKDTYSYLA; from the exons ATGTCAAGGTCATCAGGATCAGGACGTGGAGGTCAAAACCCACATGGACTCAAACAAATTGGACTTGATCAAATCTGGGATGATTTACGATCTGGTATACAACATGTGTATACAAGACAAAGTATGGCCAAGTCTAGGTTCATGGAACTATATAC TCATGTGTATAACTATTGTACCAGTGTACATCAATCCCAGCAACCCAGGTCATCGTCTGCAAAGAGTAAAAAGGGACAAAGCATGGGTGGTGCTCAGTTTGTTGGACTGGAACTCTACAAGAGACTCCGAGATTTCTTGAAGAATTACCTGGTGAATCTGCTAAAA GATGGCACAGATTTGATGGACGAGAGTGTTCTTACATTCTACACCAAGCAATGGGAAGACTACCAGTTCTCTAGTAAAGTCCTAAATGGTGTATGTGCATACCTAAATAGACACTGGGTTAGAAGAGAATGTGACGAAGGACGCAAAGGAATCTATGAAATATATTCT CTTGCTCTTGTCACATGGAGAGACAATCTCTTTAAACCTTTGAATAAGCAG GTGACTGGTGCAGTGTTAAAATtgatagaaagagagagaaatggTGAAACTATTAATACCGGACTAATAAGAGGTGTTATTGACTGTTATG TGGAACTTGGGCTGAATGAGGATGACCCTACATCTAAAGGACCTACCCTCAATGTGTATAAGGATTCCTTTGAAAGTCAGTTTCTCTCTGATACAGAGAGATTCTACATGTCAGAGAGTACAGAGTTTCTACGTCAGAATCCTGTCACAGAGTACATGAAAAAG GCGGAGTGTCGATTGATGGAAGAGCAGCGCCGTGTACAAGTATACCTCCACGAGAGCACACAGGATGAATTGGCTAAAACATGTGAACGAGTACTTATAGAGAAACATCTGGAAATCTTCCATGCTGAGTTCCAGAACCTTCTAGATGATGATAAAAATCAAG atTTAGCAAGAATGTATAACTTAGTATCACGTATACAGGACGGTTTAGGTGAACTAAAGAATCTGTTAGAATCACATATTACTAACCAAGGATTATCAGCCATAGAGAAATGTGgggacagcgccctcaat GATcctaaaatgtatgtacaaactataCTAGATGTACATAGAAAGTATAATGCCTTGGTACTGACGTCTTTTAATAATGATGCTGGCTTTGTTGCAGCCCTAGATAAG GCGTGTggtaaatttatcaacaataaTTCAGTAACAAAGACAGCGAATTCCTCCAGTAAATCACCAGAGTTACTGGCTAGGTATTGTGATTCACTTCTCAAGAAGAGTTCTAAGAATCCTGAAGAAGCTGAACTAGAAGACACTCTTAATCAAGTG ATGGTAGTATTCAAGTACATTGAAGATAAAGATGTATTCCAGAAGTTTTATGCCAAGATGTTAGCGAAGAGACTTGTACAGCATAATTCAGCCAGTGATGATGCAGAGGCCAGTATGATATCAAAACTGAAG CAAGCATGTGGGTTTGAGTATACGTCTAAATTACAACGTATGTTTCAAGACATCGGTGTTAGTAAGGACCTCAATGAGCAGTTTAAGAGTCATCTGAAGAATAGTAATGAACCTCTAGATATTGACTTCAGTATACAAGTGCTCAGCTCAGGGTCATGGCCATTCCAACAATCTTGTACATTTGTGCTACCACGAGAG TTGGAGCGTAGTTTTCAGAGGTTTACAACTTTTTATGCCAGTCAACACAGTGGGCGTAAACTGATGTGGctatttcaaatgtcaaaggGTGAATTGGTGACAAATTGCTTCAAAAATAGATACACATTACAG GCGTCCACATTTCAAATGGCAGTACTACTCCAGTACAACACCTCAGACTCTTACTCAATACAACTATTACATGAACACACACAGTTGAAAATG GATATCTTACTGCAGGTGATCCAAATCTTAGTGAAATCAAAGTTACTT gaaagtgatgatgatgaagaaacGTTGTCAGCATCGTCAGTGGTCAAGTTGTTCCTTGGATACAAAAA TAAGAAGCTGCGTGTGAATATCAATGTTCCAATGAAGACGGAACAGAAACAAGAACAAGAAacaacacataaacacatagaAGAGGATAGAAAACTTCTTATACAG GCTGCCATAGTACGTATTATGAAGATGCGTAAAGTCTTAAAACATCAGCAGTTACTGAGTGAAGTTCTTACCCAACTATCGTCTCGTTTTAAACCCAGGGTACCAGTTATCAAG AAATGCATTGATATTCTGATTGAGAAGGAGTACTTGGAGAGAGTGGATGGCGAGAAAGACACGTACAGCTACCTTGCATag
- the LOC144450204 gene encoding 26S proteasome complex subunit SEM1-like, with the protein MIIQREFFTIFILKSNSALGNSIFTYLFWNDPKFKMADTTRKTDLGLLEEDDEFEEFPAEEWTGLDEDQEDVNVWEDNWDDDNVEDDFSNQLRTELEKQGHKVDQVTPMQS; encoded by the exons ATGATAATTCAAAGAGAATTTTTTACg ATCTtcatattaaaatcaaattcaGCTCTCGGAAACAGtatttttacttatttattcTGGAACGATCctaaattcaaaatggctgacacCACGAGAAAGACTGACTTAGGATTACTCGAGGAAGATGACGAATTTGAAGAGTTTCCAGCCGAAG AATGGACTGGACTAGATGAAGACCAGGAAGATGTCAATGTCTGGGAAGATAACTGGGATGACGATAACGTAGAAGACGATTTTTCCAATCAACTGAG GACGGAACTAGAAAAACAGGGCCACAAAGTAGATCAAGTTACACCAATGCAGTCATGA